In a genomic window of Columba livia isolate bColLiv1 breed racing homer chromosome 4, bColLiv1.pat.W.v2, whole genome shotgun sequence:
- the SMIM20 gene encoding small integral membrane protein 20 isoform X1, which yields MAALSRTLGIFSGFVAVVAAAFYPIYFRPLLLPEEYKMTFLFCFPEKEQSINRAGIVQEDIQPAGLKVWSDPFGRK from the exons ATGGCCGCACTGTCCCGCACGCTCGGGATCTTCAGCGGTTTCGTGGCCGTGGTGGCAGCGGCGTTTTACCCCATCTACTTCCggccgctgctgctgcccgaGGAGTACA aaatgacctttctgttctgctttccaGAGAAAGAACAGTCAATAAACCGAGCTGGTATTGTTCAAGAGGATATTCAGCCTGCAG GGTTAAAAGTGTGGTCTGATCCATTTGGAAGAAAGTAA
- the SMIM20 gene encoding small integral membrane protein 20 isoform X2 → MAALSRTLGIFSGFVAVVAAAFYPIYFRPLLLPEEYKKEQSINRAGIVQEDIQPAGLKVWSDPFGRK, encoded by the exons ATGGCCGCACTGTCCCGCACGCTCGGGATCTTCAGCGGTTTCGTGGCCGTGGTGGCAGCGGCGTTTTACCCCATCTACTTCCggccgctgctgctgcccgaGGAGTACA AGAAAGAACAGTCAATAAACCGAGCTGGTATTGTTCAAGAGGATATTCAGCCTGCAG GGTTAAAAGTGTGGTCTGATCCATTTGGAAGAAAGTAA